A part of Streptomyces sp. NBC_01210 genomic DNA contains:
- a CDS encoding DUF72 domain-containing protein produces MPMLVGTSGWQYKDWRGVLYPPEQPQRLWLEEYARHFATVENNNAFYRLPTTENFASWRERTPQGFVMAVKASRYLTHVKRLHDPEEPVRRLIDRTEGLGDRLGPVLLQLPPNFRQDIGALDACLSCFPGTVRVAVEFRHTSWWEAERELRQVLERHSSALCWADRGSRPVTPLWRTASWGYVRLHGGIAEPPPRYGRQALKSWARRICDAWPDEDDVYVYFNNDLGGAAVVDAAKFARAAVTLGRTVSRTPSALAAGGSGATDLR; encoded by the coding sequence ATGCCCATGCTCGTCGGAACCTCGGGGTGGCAGTACAAGGACTGGCGCGGCGTTCTCTATCCGCCCGAGCAACCGCAGCGGCTGTGGCTGGAGGAGTACGCCCGGCACTTCGCCACTGTGGAGAACAACAACGCCTTCTACCGGCTTCCCACCACGGAGAACTTCGCCTCCTGGCGGGAGCGGACGCCGCAGGGCTTCGTCATGGCGGTCAAGGCCAGTCGCTATCTGACCCATGTGAAGCGGCTGCACGACCCCGAGGAGCCGGTGCGCCGGCTGATCGACCGGACCGAGGGCCTGGGCGACCGGCTGGGGCCCGTCCTGCTGCAACTGCCGCCCAACTTCCGGCAGGACATCGGGGCTCTGGACGCCTGCCTGAGCTGCTTCCCCGGCACGGTCCGGGTGGCCGTCGAATTCCGCCACACCTCGTGGTGGGAGGCCGAGCGGGAGCTTCGGCAGGTGCTGGAACGGCACAGCAGCGCACTGTGCTGGGCGGATCGGGGATCCCGCCCGGTGACACCACTGTGGCGTACAGCCTCGTGGGGGTACGTGCGGTTGCACGGCGGCATCGCCGAGCCCCCGCCGCGCTACGGCCGCCAAGCGCTGAAGTCCTGGGCCCGACGCATCTGCGACGCCTGGCCGGACGAGGACGATGTGTATGTGTACTTCAACAACGACCTGGGCGGTGCGGCGGTCGTGGACGCCGCGAAGTTCGCCCGGGCAGCGGTCACGTTGGGCCGGACAGTGAGCCGTACGCCGTCGGCCCTGGCGGCGGGCGGAAGCGGCGCCACGGACCTACGATGA
- a CDS encoding antibiotic biosynthesis monooxygenase → MEEHFVWVTTRRIKPGALEEFERVWRPAPHPQGLRRAYAYWTEDGQEITGVSFWDTAEACDSWRASEAETQRRAAMAPYVVEEREGFYRGRELGVGSA, encoded by the coding sequence ATGGAGGAGCATTTCGTCTGGGTGACGACGCGCCGCATCAAGCCGGGCGCGTTGGAGGAGTTCGAGAGGGTCTGGCGCCCTGCTCCGCACCCGCAAGGCCTGCGCCGCGCCTATGCGTACTGGACCGAGGACGGGCAGGAGATCACCGGGGTGTCGTTCTGGGACACCGCAGAGGCGTGCGACTCCTGGCGGGCCTCCGAGGCGGAGACACAGCGGCGTGCGGCCATGGCCCCTTACGTCGTGGAGGAGCGCGAAGGTTTCTACCGCGGCCGCGAGCTCGGCGTCGGGTCCGCCTGA
- a CDS encoding class I SAM-dependent methyltransferase, with the protein MIDCSSEVEQGKRFAFGRNWRKFSKLVDEDRIVAARESLVAALGTGDLAGRTFLDIGCGSGLFSLAALQLGAKVYSFDYDPDAVATTRQLRNRYAPDSDWRVEHGSVLDSSFVSRFGQFDIVYSWGVLHHTGALWEALDTASRLVAPGGLLYVSIYNDQGLRSRAWRHVKRTYNSSGPVTRGLLVAGSRMYLKAPEHAAALLKLARTGRRPVGGRGRRARGMSVWYDLIDWVGGYPFEVAAPEEVFRVGRRHGLELRHLKTCGGGLGCNEYVFASSDAQDTARTSPADRSATSVT; encoded by the coding sequence GTGATCGACTGCTCCAGCGAGGTAGAGCAAGGCAAACGCTTCGCCTTCGGCCGCAACTGGCGGAAGTTCAGCAAGCTGGTCGACGAGGACCGTATCGTTGCCGCTCGGGAGTCCCTCGTAGCGGCCCTGGGAACCGGCGACCTTGCGGGGCGCACGTTCTTGGACATCGGCTGTGGCAGCGGGCTGTTCTCGCTGGCCGCACTCCAGCTCGGTGCGAAGGTGTACTCCTTCGACTACGACCCTGACGCCGTGGCGACCACCAGGCAGCTGCGTAACCGGTACGCGCCCGACAGCGACTGGCGGGTGGAGCACGGTTCGGTGCTGGATTCCTCCTTCGTCTCCCGCTTCGGACAGTTCGACATCGTCTATTCCTGGGGAGTGCTGCACCACACCGGCGCCTTGTGGGAAGCGTTGGACACCGCCTCCCGGCTGGTTGCCCCCGGCGGCTTGCTGTATGTGTCGATCTACAACGATCAGGGCCTGCGCAGCCGCGCGTGGAGGCACGTCAAGCGCACCTACAACTCCTCCGGCCCGGTGACGCGGGGCTTGCTGGTCGCCGGCAGCCGGATGTATCTGAAGGCTCCTGAACACGCGGCCGCCTTGTTGAAGCTGGCCAGGACGGGGCGACGTCCTGTCGGCGGCCGAGGTCGACGTGCTCGCGGCATGTCCGTTTGGTACGACCTCATCGACTGGGTCGGAGGCTATCCCTTCGAAGTCGCCGCTCCGGAAGAGGTGTTCCGCGTGGGCCGACGCCATGGGCTGGAGCTGCGCCATCTCAAGACCTGCGGAGGAGGCCTGGGCTGCAACGAGTACGTCTTCGCCTCAAGTGATGCCCAGGACACGGCGCGGACGTCACCCGCGGACCGCAGCGCGACGTCGGTGACCTGA
- a CDS encoding polysaccharide biosynthesis tyrosine autokinase has protein sequence MALDLREYLRVLSRRWHVITLVALLGTGAGILTSALATPEYRATTTLFASLQGGADTSQLNQGNAFTQARVQSYADVAASPEVTKPVVKSLRLDLTPSQLAERISAEAPLNTVLVRLTVTDTRASRAARMSNAVAARFAQVIRELERPEKSKSASPVRLTVTQPATVPSAPSSPNTTLNVALGLAVGLVLGLGLGVALETVDTSMRDSKALAECLAGAGGPPVLSSIVQDPRAVRQPISLRDDRHGPRAEGFRKLRVNLQFAEVDQRPKVIAVTSPLPREGKSSVSVNLAATLAEEGARVCLIDCDLRRPSIAPALGLVRDAGLTTALVGQAELHQVLQSAGSFSVLTSGVIPPNPTQLLGSTQFASLLHSLAEQFDHVVVDTPPVLPFADTAAMAPSIDGYLLVARAGRTSRSQVVDALRILERVNVPVLGAVMNGAPARGEGDAYGYAYKYRPKQNTTERLTALVSSRFAAVVPGRGPAAKGHGAPASAKTRPQNQVTRPVFVDGLSPSVVPSPPNGGEPTPGQLRLGSERP, from the coding sequence ATGGCCTTGGATTTGCGCGAATACCTACGAGTCCTTTCCCGCCGATGGCACGTCATCACCCTTGTGGCTTTGCTGGGGACGGGGGCAGGCATCCTGACAAGTGCCTTGGCCACTCCCGAGTACCGGGCAACGACCACGCTGTTCGCTTCCCTCCAGGGTGGCGCCGACACGTCCCAGCTGAATCAGGGAAACGCGTTCACCCAGGCGAGAGTCCAGTCCTACGCCGATGTGGCGGCCAGCCCGGAGGTGACCAAGCCGGTCGTGAAATCCCTCCGGCTCGATTTGACGCCGTCTCAGCTGGCCGAGCGGATCTCGGCCGAGGCGCCGCTCAACACGGTGCTGGTCCGTCTGACCGTCACTGACACCCGGGCGTCACGAGCTGCCCGGATGAGCAACGCGGTCGCCGCTCGCTTCGCACAGGTGATCAGAGAGCTGGAACGTCCGGAGAAGAGCAAGTCCGCTTCCCCGGTGCGACTCACCGTCACCCAGCCTGCCACCGTGCCGTCCGCGCCTTCGTCGCCGAACACCACTCTCAATGTCGCGCTCGGTCTGGCGGTGGGCCTGGTTCTCGGGCTGGGTCTGGGTGTCGCACTGGAGACAGTGGACACGTCGATGCGTGATTCCAAAGCCCTCGCCGAGTGTCTGGCAGGGGCCGGTGGGCCTCCCGTGCTGTCCAGCATCGTGCAGGACCCGCGAGCCGTACGGCAGCCGATCTCCTTGCGCGACGACAGGCACGGACCTCGTGCGGAGGGCTTCCGGAAGCTTCGGGTCAACCTGCAGTTCGCGGAAGTGGACCAGCGGCCGAAGGTGATCGCCGTCACCAGCCCGCTGCCCCGTGAGGGCAAGAGCAGCGTGTCGGTCAACCTGGCCGCCACACTGGCCGAAGAGGGCGCGAGGGTGTGCCTGATCGACTGCGACCTGCGCCGCCCGTCGATTGCTCCAGCCCTTGGCCTGGTCAGGGACGCCGGGCTCACCACGGCTCTGGTGGGCCAGGCCGAGCTGCATCAGGTGCTGCAGTCGGCCGGGTCCTTCTCCGTGCTCACCAGCGGGGTGATTCCGCCCAACCCGACCCAGCTCCTCGGAAGCACCCAGTTCGCCTCTTTGCTGCATTCTCTTGCCGAGCAATTCGACCATGTCGTGGTGGACACCCCTCCGGTGCTCCCCTTCGCCGACACGGCAGCGATGGCACCCTCCATTGACGGCTACCTGCTCGTGGCGCGCGCCGGGCGGACAAGCAGGAGCCAGGTCGTCGACGCCTTGCGCATCCTCGAACGCGTCAACGTCCCTGTGCTGGGGGCCGTCATGAATGGCGCTCCGGCACGCGGGGAGGGCGACGCATACGGCTATGCGTACAAGTACCGGCCGAAGCAGAACACGACGGAACGGCTCACCGCGCTCGTGTCGTCACGCTTTGCTGCAGTGGTCCCCGGCCGAGGGCCCGCTGCCAAGGGGCACGGGGCGCCGGCTTCGGCCAAGACACGACCGCAGAACCAGGTGACCCGGCCGGTGTTCGTGGACGGCCTGTCCCCTTCGGTCGTCCCCTCGCCCCCCAACGGCGGCGAGCCGACGCCGGGACAACTACGCCTTGGGAGCGAGCGTCCGTGA
- a CDS encoding MraY family glycosyltransferase has product MSAVAGLGALLIAALLTEPLRRLALRRGYTDQPNARRVHVHPTPYLGGIAVAVATLCSASVATLAAKEHDTTVGVVLTCAALIAVLGLADDLRPLSIRIRVCVEAAAALVVVLWCGHPVLFGTWLDVVVAVAWILFTTNAFNLLDNMDGVVSTVTVVTAGFLCCAALSGGLVGTASVMAALAGACAGFLFHNWHPARIFLGDAGSLFVGFLVSSATVSLHRDNGALSGYTSLFLVTLVVTADTGLVMVARRREGRPVLQGGRDHIAHRLRRLGLTVRQVAVVIGGFAAMTCLTAVLVMFKVLPQNAVLVTVVSVTLVAWGLLLRVPVYAVSGDAQS; this is encoded by the coding sequence GTGTCGGCAGTCGCGGGGCTGGGGGCTCTGCTCATCGCTGCCCTGCTGACCGAGCCACTGCGGCGGCTGGCCCTGCGGCGCGGATACACCGACCAGCCGAATGCACGCAGAGTCCATGTCCATCCCACGCCTTATCTCGGCGGCATCGCGGTCGCGGTTGCCACCCTGTGCTCCGCGAGTGTGGCGACACTTGCCGCGAAGGAGCACGACACCACAGTTGGCGTCGTGCTCACATGCGCTGCGCTCATCGCCGTTCTCGGCCTCGCCGACGACCTGCGTCCGCTCAGTATCCGTATTCGTGTCTGCGTCGAGGCGGCGGCAGCCCTGGTGGTGGTTCTGTGGTGCGGCCATCCCGTGCTCTTCGGTACATGGCTCGACGTGGTCGTCGCGGTCGCGTGGATCCTCTTCACCACCAACGCGTTCAACCTGCTGGACAACATGGACGGCGTGGTCTCCACCGTGACCGTGGTCACCGCGGGATTCCTCTGCTGCGCCGCTCTCTCCGGCGGTCTGGTGGGCACCGCCTCGGTCATGGCCGCCCTGGCCGGGGCGTGCGCAGGCTTCCTCTTCCACAACTGGCATCCGGCGCGGATCTTTCTGGGTGACGCGGGCTCGCTTTTCGTGGGCTTTCTGGTGTCGTCCGCCACGGTGTCCCTGCACAGGGACAACGGCGCCCTGTCCGGGTACACCAGTCTGTTCCTCGTCACCTTGGTCGTCACCGCGGACACCGGACTGGTCATGGTCGCGCGACGCAGGGAGGGCAGACCTGTGCTGCAGGGCGGTAGGGATCACATCGCCCACCGACTCCGCCGCCTGGGACTGACTGTTCGTCAGGTGGCCGTTGTCATCGGAGGCTTCGCGGCCATGACATGCCTGACAGCGGTGCTCGTCATGTTCAAGGTCCTCCCGCAGAACGCCGTGCTGGTCACGGTTGTCTCCGTCACCCTGGTGGCCTGGGGTCTGCTTCTGAGGGTTCCTGTGTACGCCGTGAGCGGGGACGCACAGAGCTGA
- a CDS encoding glutaminyl-peptide cyclotransferase — protein MRLAPAIPVVVVALVSGMLVPSCGTGGGAEGRGPGMHGRAAAGVERLKVEVVEVLPHDPKAFTQGLEMTGGMLYESTGVAGQSSVRAGPLGKPPAVRADLPLPLFGEGITVVGPTLWQLTWQDGVAVERDVRTLAELRRVPYRDEGWGVCHQRHRDRLVTSNGSSRLTFRDPGTLAKTGEVAVTAHGRPVSLLNELECVGDIVYANVWSADRIVRIDANTGTVTGDIDVPALLSTAERRRANVLNGIAAIPGTHQFLLTGKWWPKMFRVAFVPG, from the coding sequence ATGCGTCTTGCGCCGGCGATCCCTGTCGTGGTCGTGGCCCTGGTCAGTGGAATGCTCGTCCCGTCGTGCGGGACGGGTGGCGGAGCCGAGGGCCGCGGCCCGGGCATGCACGGTCGGGCCGCGGCAGGGGTCGAGCGGTTGAAGGTGGAGGTCGTCGAGGTCCTGCCCCATGACCCGAAGGCCTTCACCCAGGGCCTGGAGATGACCGGCGGCATGCTGTACGAGAGCACAGGCGTGGCCGGACAGTCGTCGGTTCGGGCGGGGCCGCTCGGCAAGCCTCCCGCGGTCCGCGCCGATTTGCCCCTGCCGCTGTTCGGCGAGGGAATCACCGTTGTGGGGCCGACGCTGTGGCAGCTCACCTGGCAGGACGGTGTCGCGGTCGAACGGGACGTGAGGACGCTGGCCGAGTTGCGCCGGGTCCCCTACCGGGACGAAGGCTGGGGAGTGTGCCACCAGCGGCACCGCGACCGGCTGGTGACGAGCAACGGCTCCTCCCGGCTCACTTTCCGGGACCCCGGAACACTCGCGAAGACAGGGGAGGTTGCCGTCACCGCTCATGGGCGGCCCGTGAGCCTGCTGAACGAGCTGGAATGCGTCGGTGACATCGTGTACGCAAACGTCTGGTCTGCCGATCGGATTGTGCGTATCGACGCCAACACCGGCACGGTGACCGGCGACATTGATGTTCCGGCACTGCTCAGCACAGCCGAGAGGCGGCGCGCGAACGTCCTGAACGGTATCGCGGCCATTCCCGGAACCCATCAGTTCCTGCTCACCGGCAAGTGGTGGCCCAAGATGTTCCGGGTCGCCTTCGTTCCCGGGTGA
- a CDS encoding NAD-dependent epimerase/dehydratase family protein: MNVLVTGGAGFIGANLCRELASRPTVGKVIALDDLSTGFAANLAGVDAELIEGSILDPDLLDSVVAGMDAVVHLAARPSVPRSLADPVASHHVNATGTVYVLEACRRAGLPVVAASSSSVYGAVPVLPKHEELPTQPMSPYAASKLATESYALAYGASFGLRVLAFRFFNVYGPLQPAGHAYAAVIPAFIDAMLRGTPARVFGDGLQTRDFTYVGTVVRVLADAVLRKVAYPGPVNLAFGTRVPLIDIAQQLAEIIGSPADIRHEAARAGDVRHSQAADGLLRELFPDVAQVPLPRGLAETVRWFRTLPEYAELPAAKSLTVEVG, encoded by the coding sequence TTGAACGTCCTTGTTACGGGAGGCGCCGGCTTCATCGGCGCCAACCTTTGCCGAGAGCTTGCATCCCGCCCGACTGTAGGCAAGGTCATCGCTCTGGACGACCTGAGCACAGGTTTCGCAGCCAACCTGGCGGGAGTCGACGCGGAGCTGATCGAGGGCAGCATTCTCGACCCCGACCTCCTCGACAGCGTCGTCGCCGGAATGGACGCTGTCGTCCACCTCGCAGCCCGCCCGTCCGTGCCGCGCTCGCTGGCGGACCCGGTCGCCAGTCATCACGTCAATGCGACCGGGACGGTGTACGTCCTCGAGGCCTGCCGACGCGCAGGCCTCCCGGTGGTCGCCGCCTCGTCCTCCTCGGTCTACGGTGCCGTTCCCGTGCTTCCAAAACACGAGGAGCTGCCGACCCAGCCCATGAGCCCGTACGCCGCGAGCAAACTCGCCACCGAGTCCTATGCCCTCGCCTACGGCGCCTCGTTCGGCCTCCGGGTTCTGGCGTTTCGGTTCTTCAACGTCTACGGACCGTTGCAGCCGGCCGGCCATGCCTATGCCGCCGTGATCCCGGCCTTCATCGATGCCATGCTGCGCGGCACGCCCGCGAGGGTTTTCGGCGACGGACTGCAGACGCGGGACTTCACCTATGTCGGAACCGTCGTCAGGGTGCTGGCCGATGCGGTCCTGCGCAAGGTCGCGTACCCCGGTCCGGTGAACCTGGCCTTCGGTACCCGGGTGCCCCTCATCGACATCGCCCAGCAGCTCGCGGAAATCATCGGGTCGCCGGCCGACATCCGGCACGAGGCGGCGAGGGCGGGAGACGTACGCCACTCCCAGGCCGCGGACGGACTGCTGCGCGAGCTCTTCCCCGATGTCGCCCAAGTGCCGCTGCCGCGTGGACTGGCCGAGACGGTGCGCTGGTTCCGTACCCTGCCCGAGTACGCCGAGCTGCCGGCGGCCAAGTCCCTCACGGTGGAAGTGGGCTGA
- a CDS encoding glycosyltransferase encodes MSTATHQSTGFGIPRLRVMRVITRMNIGGPAVQVSALMRGLDTERFDHQLIAGLVGAGEADYLEQRAPDLPVHRLNGLGRTVRPTDDARCLLELAAAMRRFRPHIVHTHTAKAGALGRAAAVLARVPSRVHTFHGHLLHGYFSPAKTRVLVQTERRLAALSDRLVAVGSRVRDDLVAAGIGKADQFTVVPPGTRLAAAPESSEARRLLGLPQGCPVVAYVGRITGIKRPDRFLAVAREVRRAVPAAHFVVCGSGDFQPDPEALTDLGDSLHLLGWRADVETVYAAADLVLLTSDNEGMPVSLIEAGLAGLPAVATNVGSVAEVVQDGTTGLLAGLSSGELARHTVTLLRDGELRQEMGARARTFTSRRFSEERLVADTQALYTSIAVARGWWPASPFER; translated from the coding sequence ATGTCGACTGCCACGCACCAAAGCACGGGTTTCGGCATCCCACGCCTACGCGTGATGAGAGTCATCACGAGAATGAATATCGGTGGTCCGGCCGTCCAGGTCTCGGCGCTCATGCGGGGGCTGGATACCGAGCGATTCGACCACCAGCTGATTGCCGGACTTGTGGGTGCGGGTGAGGCGGACTATCTGGAGCAGCGGGCACCCGACCTGCCGGTCCATCGGCTCAATGGCCTGGGCCGGACTGTGCGGCCCACGGACGATGCGCGCTGCCTGCTCGAACTGGCGGCAGCCATGCGCCGATTCCGGCCCCATATCGTCCACACGCACACCGCGAAGGCGGGCGCGCTGGGGCGGGCGGCTGCGGTGCTGGCGCGTGTCCCCTCAAGGGTGCACACATTTCACGGCCATCTCCTGCATGGTTATTTCTCCCCGGCGAAGACTCGCGTCCTGGTGCAGACCGAGCGCAGGCTGGCAGCCCTGAGCGATCGGTTGGTCGCCGTGGGCAGCCGGGTGCGGGACGACCTCGTCGCCGCCGGTATCGGAAAGGCGGACCAATTCACGGTCGTGCCGCCCGGCACCAGACTCGCAGCCGCACCGGAGTCCTCGGAAGCCCGGCGACTGCTCGGACTCCCGCAGGGCTGTCCCGTGGTTGCCTATGTGGGACGAATTACCGGAATCAAGCGACCCGACCGCTTTCTCGCCGTAGCCCGCGAGGTGCGCCGCGCCGTACCCGCAGCGCATTTCGTGGTGTGTGGATCGGGCGACTTCCAGCCGGATCCGGAAGCGCTCACCGACCTCGGTGACTCGCTCCACCTGCTGGGCTGGCGCGCAGACGTGGAGACCGTATACGCGGCGGCCGACCTGGTGTTGCTGACCTCGGACAACGAAGGCATGCCCGTCAGCCTGATCGAGGCCGGCCTGGCGGGGCTGCCGGCGGTGGCCACAAACGTCGGCAGCGTCGCGGAAGTCGTACAGGACGGAACGACGGGGCTCCTGGCCGGGCTGTCGTCCGGTGAACTCGCTCGCCACACCGTGACTCTGCTGCGCGACGGGGAACTGCGCCAGGAGATGGGGGCACGAGCGCGTACGTTCACCAGCCGGCGCTTCAGCGAGGAACGTCTGGTGGCCGACACACAGGCTCTCTACACCTCCATCGCCGTCGCCCGCGGCTGGTGGCCCGCATCCCCGTTCGAAAGGTGA
- a CDS encoding NAD-dependent epimerase/dehydratase family protein: MSAVKGGTNGLIAGSIHSICVIPGYRCHASPVHMPPARPHPQTWSDGVMDRPKYLVTGGAGFIGSHLVDALLARGEPVVALDDLSTGRLENLAHAREQGNFQFIHGSVLDAPLVDDLVRACDCVVHLAAAVGVKLIVEQPLNSFTINTKGTETVIGAAHRYGRRVILASTSEIYGKNSSGPLSETSDRVLGSPAVLRWSYSTAKAVDEILAELYRREYGLRSTIVRFFNTVGPRQSPAYGMVIPRFARQSVRGERLTVYGTGQQSRCFLHVADVVEALLSLIDLPDSVGETFNVGSDEEISILDLAERIIACAESTSSVHRLSYSEAYGPGFEDMERRVPDTTKLRAFTGWQPQRNLDDVLADAVADARSEVSRQVLGLVADGQAKGETGNSTGQTVLAGPCPV, translated from the coding sequence ATGTCGGCCGTCAAGGGGGGCACGAACGGCCTAATTGCGGGTTCCATTCATTCTATTTGCGTTATCCCCGGTTATCGTTGCCATGCGTCGCCGGTGCACATGCCCCCGGCAAGGCCCCACCCGCAAACCTGGAGTGACGGCGTGATGGATCGTCCGAAGTACCTGGTCACCGGAGGAGCCGGCTTCATCGGTTCCCATCTCGTCGATGCACTGCTGGCACGTGGTGAGCCGGTCGTCGCACTCGATGACCTCAGCACCGGACGCCTGGAGAACCTTGCGCATGCGCGTGAGCAGGGTAACTTCCAATTCATCCACGGCTCCGTACTGGATGCGCCGCTCGTAGACGATTTGGTGCGTGCATGTGATTGTGTAGTGCACCTGGCGGCAGCCGTAGGTGTGAAACTTATCGTCGAACAGCCGCTGAATTCTTTCACCATCAACACCAAAGGCACCGAAACCGTCATCGGGGCCGCTCACCGATATGGCCGAAGGGTAATCCTGGCCAGTACATCGGAGATCTACGGCAAGAACTCCTCCGGACCGCTGAGCGAGACCTCCGACCGGGTCCTGGGCAGTCCCGCTGTCCTACGGTGGTCCTACAGCACCGCCAAGGCGGTCGACGAGATCCTCGCCGAGCTGTACCGCCGGGAGTACGGACTGCGTTCCACCATCGTGCGGTTCTTCAACACCGTCGGTCCTCGGCAGAGCCCCGCCTATGGCATGGTCATCCCGAGATTCGCCCGTCAGTCGGTCCGAGGAGAACGCCTCACCGTCTACGGCACCGGGCAGCAGAGCCGCTGTTTCCTCCATGTCGCGGATGTGGTCGAAGCGCTCCTGTCGCTGATCGACCTTCCGGATTCCGTGGGTGAGACCTTCAATGTCGGCAGCGACGAGGAGATCAGCATTCTGGATCTCGCGGAGCGGATCATCGCCTGCGCCGAGAGCACCTCGTCCGTGCACCGTCTCTCGTACAGCGAGGCCTACGGACCGGGGTTCGAAGACATGGAGCGTCGTGTCCCCGACACCACGAAGCTGAGGGCCTTCACCGGCTGGCAGCCGCAACGGAACCTCGACGATGTGCTGGCGGACGCCGTCGCGGATGCCCGAAGCGAGGTGAGCCGGCAGGTACTCGGGCTTGTCGCCGACGGCCAGGCCAAGGGAGAAACAGGCAATTCCACCGGCCAGACCGTGCTGGCGGGTCCATGTCCGGTCTGA
- a CDS encoding sensor histidine kinase, whose amino-acid sequence MAIVLAVPTCLLLVVTGLGVTDRAADWSAARETAGRVELLLKAQDLVRELQRERGLTNGLLGGAAKYRDDVDVQRARTETARAGFDALLGAGAAGADTADALQEALAPVAALAAVRRQVDGGTGQRAPTLAAYTKAIDGLIDAAAAEPARGDRDLAEAMGAWQALVRATEAVALERGSLNGVFAAGRFKGNEFLDFTEVRAARLAFLAQYAELATPAQQSALDAAFATGGARRAIGYEKRAEGGADGSRLAVDPGTWWSSMTALVDQLHGVQRQIGAEVRVRADRIGDDATGQLGGFIGLGVLILAVAAALAVLSARSITRPLVALADEADSVARTGLPAAVARIQEAKADDELVSGPSRRVPDSAREITRLATALHNVEHTAIGLATEQAVLRRNSSESLASLGRRNQALLSRQLGLITTLESQEIDPDALGELFELDHLATRMRRNAESLLVLAGEELPPRTWSGLVSAAEVVQSAIAEVEQYQRVAVVDVQEGRIRGRAVAELSHLLAELIENALLFSPPTRPVEIYGWRDGGEYCLAVVDRGSGMSAEELTRSNARLAGRESFLVAPTRYLGHFVVGTLAARLGAQVELRPTQGQEGACGVTAYLALPTALVDVPQTQPATAG is encoded by the coding sequence GTGGCCATCGTGCTCGCCGTCCCCACCTGTCTGCTGCTGGTCGTGACCGGCCTCGGCGTCACCGACCGGGCTGCCGACTGGTCCGCGGCGCGCGAGACCGCCGGCCGAGTCGAGCTCCTCCTCAAGGCCCAGGACCTGGTGCGTGAGCTCCAGCGTGAACGTGGCCTCACCAATGGCCTGCTGGGCGGCGCCGCGAAGTACCGCGACGACGTCGATGTCCAGCGCGCACGTACCGAAACCGCCCGTGCCGGATTCGACGCCCTGCTCGGGGCGGGGGCCGCGGGAGCGGACACCGCCGACGCCTTGCAGGAGGCGCTCGCCCCGGTCGCGGCGCTGGCCGCCGTACGCCGCCAGGTCGACGGCGGCACTGGTCAGCGCGCCCCAACCCTGGCCGCGTACACCAAGGCGATCGATGGACTGATCGACGCCGCAGCCGCGGAACCGGCTCGCGGTGACCGTGACCTCGCCGAGGCCATGGGCGCCTGGCAGGCCCTCGTCCGAGCCACCGAGGCTGTCGCTCTTGAGCGCGGCTCCCTCAACGGGGTCTTCGCGGCAGGGCGTTTCAAGGGGAACGAGTTCCTCGACTTCACCGAGGTGCGGGCGGCCCGGCTGGCCTTCCTGGCCCAGTACGCCGAACTCGCCACCCCCGCCCAGCAGTCCGCGCTCGACGCAGCCTTCGCCACCGGGGGCGCCCGGCGGGCCATCGGCTACGAGAAGCGGGCCGAGGGCGGAGCCGATGGAAGCCGCCTCGCCGTGGACCCGGGCACATGGTGGTCGTCGATGACGGCGCTCGTCGACCAACTCCATGGCGTTCAGCGGCAGATCGGCGCCGAGGTCCGGGTTCGCGCGGACCGGATCGGGGACGACGCCACCGGCCAGCTGGGCGGCTTCATCGGCCTCGGTGTGCTGATCCTCGCGGTCGCGGCCGCACTCGCCGTGCTCTCCGCCCGCTCGATCACCCGGCCGCTCGTCGCACTCGCCGATGAGGCCGACTCGGTCGCCCGTACCGGGCTGCCCGCCGCTGTTGCCCGGATCCAGGAGGCCAAGGCGGACGACGAACTCGTCTCCGGACCGTCCCGCAGGGTGCCTGACAGCGCCCGCGAGATCACCCGGCTCGCCACCGCCCTGCACAATGTCGAGCACACTGCGATAGGTCTTGCGACCGAGCAGGCTGTGCTGCGCCGCAACAGCTCCGAGTCGCTCGCCTCCCTCGGCCGCCGCAATCAGGCACTGCTCTCCCGCCAGCTCGGCCTGATCACCACGCTGGAGAGTCAGGAGATCGACCCGGACGCACTCGGCGAGCTCTTCGAACTCGACCACCTGGCCACTCGCATGCGCCGCAATGCCGAGTCGCTGCTCGTGCTCGCGGGGGAGGAGCTGCCGCCGCGCACCTGGTCGGGACTGGTGTCGGCGGCCGAGGTGGTGCAGTCGGCGATCGCCGAGGTGGAGCAGTACCAGCGCGTCGCCGTGGTCGACGTACAGGAGGGCCGGATCCGCGGCCGGGCCGTCGCCGAGCTCTCCCATCTGCTCGCCGAACTCATCGAGAACGCCCTGCTCTTCTCACCGCCTACGCGTCCGGTCGAGATCTACGGCTGGCGCGACGGCGGGGAGTACTGCCTCGCGGTCGTCGACCGCGGCTCCGGGATGAGCGCCGAGGAACTGACCCGCTCCAACGCCCGGCTCGCGGGCCGGGAGTCCTTCCTGGTCGCCCCCACCCGCTACCTCGGCCACTTCGTCGTCGGGACCCTCGCGGCCCGTCTCGGCGCCCAGGTCGAACTGCGCCCCACCCAGGGGCAGGAGGGAGCCTGCGGAGTCACGGCGTACCTTGCCCTGCCGACCGCTCTCGTCGATGTGCCGCAGACGCAGCCGGCGACGGCCGGCTGA